The following are encoded in a window of Anoplopoma fimbria isolate UVic2021 breed Golden Eagle Sablefish chromosome 3, Afim_UVic_2022, whole genome shotgun sequence genomic DNA:
- the LOC129088916 gene encoding protein kinase Npk, whose protein sequence is MSSPGSSFVQIKHEDLLFYENCGGGSFGSVYRALWISQDKEVAVKKLLKIDKEAEILSVLSHKNIIQFYGAVLESPNYGIVTEYASAGSLYEYLSSEQSEEMDMEQIMTWAIQIAKGIHYLHAEAPVKVIHRDLKSRNVVMTADRVLKICDFGASKFLSHTTHMTVVGTFPWMAPEVIQSLPVSETCDTYSYGVVLWEMLTREVPFKGFEGLQVAWLVVEKQERLTIPTSCPASFAELMRKCWQADPKERPQFKQVLVNLETMANDSRLPDQCNSFLHNKDQWRCEIESTLERLRKLERELYSKEKELEERERRLKLWEERLMERSNMSPSPTSLLMERSNISPFFTPMSIGSSGSFFRSHSQDSNSAGVSSAGVSCLLRTLSNGDTERGSSAVLDRGVGSLDSGRLHAVLRGLQGRLGEEDGEEEGTLEEKGWGQRERDETGSLEGGRVQVTLRSFPGGVVEREERTWEEGDRERGGMQRSRVTTIVRGYSGGSESQKGRRRRREDGR, encoded by the exons ATGTCGTCCCCTGGCTCGTCGTTTGTGCAGATAAAGCATGAGGACCTGCTCTTTTATGAGAACTGTGGAGGAGGCAGCTTCGGGAGCGTCTACAGAGCCCTCTGGATATCCCAGGACAAGGAAGTGGCTGTGAAGAAACTTCTAAAGATTGACAAAGAG GCTGAGATTCTTAGTGTCTTGAGTCACAAGAACATCATTCAGTTTTATGGAGCCGTGCTGGAATCTCCCAACTATGGCATTGTCACAG AATATGCCAGTGCAGGATCTCTGTATGAGTACCTTTCCAGTGAGCAGAGTGAGGAGATGGACATGGAGCAGATCATGACATGGGCCATACAGATAGCCAAAG GAATACATTACCTCCACGCAGAAGCTCCAGTCAAAGTCATTCACAGAGACCTCAAATCACGGAACG TGGTAATGACAGCAGACAGAGtgctgaag ATCTGTGACTTTGGGGCTTCTAAGTTCCTGTCTCATACCACACACATGACGGTGGTGGGCACTTTTCCTTGGATGGCTCCTGAAGTCATTCAGAGCCTGCCTGTCTCTGAGACCTGTGACACCTACTCCTATGGCGTG GTGCTGTGGGAGATGCTGACTCGTGAGGTTCCTTTCAAAGGTTTCGAAGGGCTGCAGGTTGCATGGCTGGTGGTGGAAAAACAAGAG AGGCTGACCATCCCCACCAGCTGTCCAGCAAGTTTTGCAGAACTGATGAGGAAATGTTGGCAAGCAGACCCAAAG GAGCGTCCGCAGTTCAAACAGGTGCTGGTAAACCTGGAGACCATGGCCAACGACAGCAGGCTACCGGACCAGTGTAACTCCTTCCTACATAACAAGGACCAGTGGAG GTGTGAAATTGAGTCGACCCTGGAGCGCCTTCGGAAGCTGGAGAGGGAGTTGTACTCCAAagagaaggagctggaggagagggagaggaggctcAAACTGTGGGAGGAGAGGCTGATGGAGCGGTCCAACATGTCTCCCAGTCCGACCTCCCTACTCATGGAGCGCTCAAACATCTCACCA TTCTTCACACCAATGTCCATCGGTTCCTCCGGCTCCTTCTTCCGCTCGCATTCTCAAGACTCCAACAGTGCAGGGGTCAGCAGTGCTGGCGTCAGCTGTCTCCTCCGCACCCTCAGCAATGGAGACACGGAGAGGGGGAGCAGTGCGGTGCTAGATAGGGGGGTGGGCTCGCTCGACAGCGGGAGGCTGCATGCTGTGCTCCGAGGGTTGCAGGGGCGGTTGGGAGAGGAGGACGGGGAAGAGGAAGGCACCCTGGAGGAGAAAGGCTGGGGGCAGAGGGAAAGAGATGAGACTGGGAGCTTGGAGGGAGGAAGGGTGCAGGTGACACTCAGGAGTTTCCCAGGGGGGGTAgttgagagggaggagaggacgtgggaggagggggacagggagagaggagggatgcaGAGGAGCAGGGTGACCACCATCGTCCGAGGGTATTCGGGGGGTTCGGAGAGCCAGaaggggagaaggagaaggagggaggatgggagaTAG